GATTTGAACCGCCTGCTAAAACAGCACAAGCAGATGGCCAAAATGATGAAAAAGATGGGCCAAAAGGGTGGTATGACCAATATGATGCGAGGCATGGGGGGAATGATGCCTCCGGGTGGTGGACGTTTTCCCGGCATGTAATGCACGCTGATAGTAGGGAGTCGGCGGACTTGAGTCGTCGGCTTTCCTTAAAAAGCAATTAGATCGTAAGCGGTTTTTTAGCAGAAAAGTTAAAGTTATTTCTGCATACTTGATGCAAGAATTTGATTTTAAAGGCTTAAAAATATTCAACGAGCTTTTTTGAGTTGGCGGCTACCTTCGTGACTTAAATCCCGCGCCGAAAGGCTAATAAAAAAGCGCCTAAGTGTTTCAAACGCCACGTATTTCCCTTATAATGCCGCGCCTTTACGGCCACGTATATTTAGTCGTGGTCATGCCAATTTTTTAGCAGCAAGCTCAAGGGCTTGTCGTAAACCATAGGAAATGAAACAAGAATGGTCACTATTCGTTTGTCTCGCGGCGGTTCTAAGAAGCGCCCATTTTATCACCTGACAGTTACCGATAGCCGTAATTCACGTGATGGCCGCTTCATCGAGCGCGTAGGCTTCTTTAACCCTATCGCCCGTGGCCAGGAAGAGCGTCTGCGTGTTGAAGAGGCTCGTGTTGAGCATTGGCTTGCTCAAGGTGCTCAGCTTTCTGATCGCGTTGCTCAGCTTTTGAAAGAACACAAGAAAGAAGCAGCTGCAGCAGCGTAAGCGATGACAGCATCCCCCGAACAATATGTGGTGGTGGCTAAAATCACCACGGTTTACGGGGTTAAAGGATGGGTAAAAGTACATTCATTTACTGATCCTTTAGAGAATTTTTTAGATTTTGACCGCTGTTTTTATAAGCGGGGAGAGTGTTGGTTGGCACTGGATATTGAACAGAGCCGGCGGCACGGCAAAGGTATTGTCCTCGCCATTGATGGTGTTGATGACCGGGATAAAGCCCAAGCTTATTGCGGTATTGAATTGGCGATTCCAAGTGCGGATTTGCCAACTCTGGAAAGCGGTGAGTTTTACTGGCACCAGTTGATCGGCTTGAAAGTATTTAGCAAGCGCGACGAGTTACTGCTGCTGGGTGAGGTCAGCGATATGCTGGAGACGGGAGCCAACGACGTTATGATCGTAAAGCCCTGTCATGGCAGCATCGATGACCAACAAAGACTGGTTCCCTATCTGCCTGAGCAGTTTATAGAGCAGATTGATTTGAACGCAGGCGAGATCATTGTTGACTGGGATCCTGATTTTTAAGGCTCGGTCCCAGTAAATTGCTTCAAGTATTGCAGCTGATATTTGTAGTAAAGGTTTAATTAGGAGGCGGGTCATGGATATTGCTGTCGTGACGCTGTTTCCAGAGATGTTTGACGCCGTCAGCAAATATGGCGTGACGGGCAGAGCGGTAAAAAACGGGGCCCTCAGTATTCAGTGCTGCAACCCCAGACAATTTACTGCTGATCGTCATCAGACCGTGGATGACCGACCCTATGGCGGTGGCCCGGGTATGGTGATGATGGCACCCCCTTTGGCAGAAGCGGTTGCTTCGGCAAAAGAGAGTGTAGGTGGCAACGCCAAGGTGATTTATTTGTCACCCCAGGGCCAACCGTTAACCCAGTCGAAACTGGAGCAGTTGGCGGAGCAGTCAGCGCTAGTGATGCTAGCCGGACGCTACGAAGGGGTTGATGAGCGACTGATCTCCGAAGTGGTCGATGAAGAGTTGTCGATTGGAGATTATGTGTTAAGTGGCGGCGAGTTGGCGGCCATGGTGGTAATAGATGGCTTGAGTCGTTTGTTACCGGGGGTGTTAGGTCACCCCTTGTCGGCGGAGCAAGACTCCTTTGCTGATGGATTATTGGATTGCCCGCACTATACGCGGCCTGAGCAATTTCGAGACTTGCCAGTGCCAAAGGTGTTAACCAGTGGCAATCATGAAGCTATACGACGCTGGCGTTTAAAACAATCGCTGGGTCGAACCTGGCAAAGACGCCCAGACCTGCTGGATAAGCAGGATTTGAGTGAAGAGCAAAAACAATTGCTGGCGGAATACATCCGCGAGTGTAACGATTAACAGACAAGTTAGCTGTGAAGCTACAGACTTATATTTAGGAGCAGGCCATGAGCAGCACCAACAAAATTATCGCTGAGCTGGAAGCGGAGCAAACCGCTAAGGAACTACCGGAATTCGGCCCCGGCGACACTGTTGTCGTTCAGGTAAAAGTTAAAGAAGGTACTCGTGAGCGTTTGCAGGCCTTCGAAGGTGTTGTTCTGGGTGTGCGTAATCGCGCTCTTAACTCGGCTTTCACTGTTCGCAAAATTTCCCATGGTGTGGGTGTTGAGCGTACTTTTCAAACCTACAGCCCATTGATTGACAGCATTCAAGTTAAGCGACGTGGTGATGTACGTCAGGCAAAACTGTATTACTTGCGTGAGCGTAGCGGTCGTTCTGCACGTATTAAAGAAAAGCTGGCTACCAAGAGCTAAGTTTTTCTGCGGACTTCGGTCCGCATCAATGCTCCCAGAAAAGGCAGCCCTAGGGCTGCCTTTTTGCGTTGTGTTAAGTTCAAGCTGGACGGAGTCAGTGGTATAAGTTTTAAGGGAATGGCTAGCGGTGACAGGGGCGCAGAGTTTCTCATGGTTATATTTTGTGGAAGGGTGTTGCCGAATCAATGCTGAACGCTCCGGGGGTTATAAGCTTGCAGCTATACTGGCTAAAATGATCGCCGAGCTTCTGGTGTCAGCTTGGACACTACGCTAAGGTAGCTAGAATTTACTGAGCCGGTCATGGCTATGAGTAAGGTGGGGAAGGCTAAGCGTGTATAGGTCTTTTTCTACAGCGCTGAAACTAGTCGACAGCGGCAATATCCAAGATAAATAACCATGATGTTATGGAGAGAGTTTTGAACAAGCCTAAAACCAAATTGTTATCTCGCAGCCTTGCAGTCGCATTCAGTGTCATGGTTGGCCTTTCTTCTGCTTGTGCAGAAAAGCAGGGTGACCAGAAGGTGGAGGCTACTGCTCCTAAGTCGACGGCAGAAAATTCGACATCTGCAGAAGAGGCTATTCGCGCCCGTTTTAAAGACAGTCGCCCGGACGTTGCTATTGCGTCAGTAGTGCCCAGTGAAATTGCTGGCATTTACCATGTTCAGTTAGAAAACGGTCCTGCTGTATATGCTTCGGCTGACGGTAAGCACTTCTTATTAGGCGATCTGTTTGCGGTGACCGGTAACGGCTTTGAGAATTTGGCTGAGAATCGCCGTAACAGCGAACGACAGTCGTTAATGAGTCAGGTCGCCGATAAAGACATGATTATTTTTAGCCCTGAGGGTAAAACCAAAGGTGCTGTCTATGTCTTTACCGATGTGGATTGCGGTTACTGTCAAAAACTTCATCAGGAAGTGCCTGAGCTCAATGCTATGGGTATTGAGGTGCGTTACCTTGCTTATCCCCGGGCGGGATTAGGCACGCCAACCTTTAATAAAATGGTGTCAGCCTGGTGCGCAGATGATCGCAAGGCAGCAATGACTGCTTTAAAAAATCGTAAGCCTGTTGTCAGTAAAAGCTGTGAAAACCCCATTGCGGCAGAATTCAGATTGGGTGCCCAGGTGGGTGTCACCGGTACCCCGGCAATAGTGACTACGAGTGGGCAGCTTATTCCCGGTTATATGCCTGCCGATAAACTCGCAGAAATCGTTTTGAAAGCTGAGTCTTAATACGTGTCTCACTGCGAGAGTGATCCTCGCAGTGATGGCTTTAAGGCCCCAGCTTGACTAAAATGTTCGCTTTTTCCCGGCAATGACCATCTGGTCACCGCCGGGATATCATTTTACCCCTCAGAGAAATAAAAGGAGCGGCCGTCGTGGATCCGGTCAAAGTAGGAATTTGTGGTTTTGGCACTGTCGGTAGCGGCACCTATGCCGTACTAACTCGTAACGCAGCAGAAATTGCTGCTCGTGTGGGTGCCGAAATTGTCGTCACAGAAATTGGCGCCCGACGCGGTCGTCCCGATAGTGATATCGGTGATACAGCGGTGAATACCGATGTTTTTGCGGTAGTCGATAATCCAGAAATTGACATTATTGTAGAGCTGATTGGTGGCACCAGTGCGGCGATGGACTTAGTTATGCGTGCGATTGCCAATGGCAAACACGTGGTGACAGCCAATAAGGCCTTGATTGCCGAGCACGGTAATGAAATTTTTGCCGCCGCCGCTGAAAAAGGGGTGTCGGTTGCCTTTGAGGCTGCAGTAGCCGGTGGTATCCCCATTATCAAGGCGCTACGCGAGGGCTTGGCGGGTAACCGTATTCAGTGGCTGGCCGGTATTATCAATGGCACGGGCAACTTTATCCTGTCTGAAATGCGGGAAAAAGGTCGTGACTTTGGCGATGTACTGGCCGAAGCCCAGGCTTTAGGTTATGCCGAAGCGGATCCTACTTTTGATGTAGAAGGCATTGATGCCGCGCATAAGCTGGTTATTCTGGCGTCATTGGCCTTCGGTATTCCTTTGCAGTTCGATAAGGTTTACACCGAAGGCATTAGCCGTATCTCCCAAGAAGATGTGACCTACGCGGAAGAGTTGGGATATCGTATTAAACACTTGGGGATTGCCCGGAATACTGACAACGGTATTGAACTGCGGGTGCATCCAACACTGATCCCAGAAAAGCGCCTGATTGCCAATGTTAATGGGGTGATGAATGCGGTGTTGGTTCAGTCTGATGCGGTTGGCCCAACGCTGTACTACGGCGCTGGTGCTGGTAGTGAACCTACTGCCTCTGCGGTTGTAGCGGATATTGTCGATGTCGCCCGCACCTTGGGTGCCAGTCAGGAAAGTCGTGTGCCGTATCTGTCATTTCGCCAGTCATCATTAAGTAATCATCCGGTCTTGCCTATCGATGAGGTAGAAACAGCGTATTATCTGCGAATGGCGGCAGTCGATCGCCCAGGGGTTTTGTCTCGGGTCGCACAAATTCTCAGCGATGAGGGGATTAGTATTGAAGCCCTTATTCAGAAAGAGCCACCAGAAGAGGCGAATTTAGTGCCGATGATTATTCTCACTAATCGCACGATCGAGGGGCGTTTGTCCGCAGCGGTAGCACAAATTGAAGGACTCGAGAGCATTGTTGGCGAAGTCACCCGAATTCGGGTTGAGTCGCTCGCGGGCTAAACGGGTTTTTTATAAAAACGGATTGATGGGAGCCTGTGCTCCCGTATTTTATTAATAGACGAGTTAAACAGTGAAATACATCAGCACCCGGGGCAAAGCGCCCGCATTGAATTTTGAAGACGTTCTGCTGACTGGGCTGGCTCCAGATGGTGGCTTATATGTGCCAGAGACTTTGCCAGAATTCAGCAAAGCGCAGATAGCGGCGTGGTCGTCATTGTCGTACACCGACTTGGCCTTTGAAATTATTCAGCCTTTTGTGGCCGGTAGCATCCCCGATGCTGATTTAAAATCGATTATCGAAGACAGCTACGTGGATTTTCGTCATCCTGCCATTGCCCCATTGGTGCAGCTGGGTAAAAACGAGTGGGTGTTGGAGTTATTTCAAGGGCCAACCCTGGCCTTTAAAGATTTTGCACTGCAAATGTTAGGTCGCTTGCTGGACTATGTATTGGAAAAGCGCCAACAGAAAGTGGTGGTAATGGGGGCGACCTCTGGCGATACCGGTTCGGCGGCGATTCAAGGTGTCAAGCGCTGCGCTAACGTGGATATTTTCATCCTGCATCCCTATCAGCGTGTCTCAGAAGTTCAACGTCGGCAGATGACCACGGTCAAAGGCGATAATATCCACAATATTGCCCTTAAAGGTCATTTTGATCACTGTCAGGCAATGGTCAAGGCGAGTTTTGCTGACCAAAGCTTTTTGCCTGAAGGCCGCCAACTGGCTGCAGTAAACTCAATTAACTGGGCGCGGATCATGGCCCAGATCGTCTATTATTTTTACGCGGCGTATGCATTGGGCGCACCAGATCGCAAAGTCAGCTTCTCGGTGCCCACCGGTAATTTTGGTGATATCTATGCAGGTTATTTAGCTAAGCGTATGGGCTTGCCGATTGAGCAGCTGGTTGTAGCCACCAACCAGAACGATATTTTGCATCGCTTTATCAGCAGCAATCAGTTTGAAAAACACGAGCTTCAACACACTTTGTCGCCGAGCATGGATATTGTGGTGTCGAGTAATTTTGAGCGTATGTTATTTGACTGCTTTGATCGTGATGGTGCTGCTATAGACGATTTGATGCAGCGCATGAATACCGAGACGGCGTCTATTCCCGCCTCTGCCTTCGATAAAGTGCGGGAGTTGTTTGCCAGCTACAGTGTGAATGACGAAGAGACCGTATCGACTATCGCCTCTGTCTATGAAGCCAGCGAATACTTGCTCGACCCCCATTCTGCTATCGGTGTAAAGGCCGCGAGAGAATGCTGGCAAGATCGCAGTATTCCTATGGTGACACTGGCGACAGCCCATCCGGCGAAATTCCCCGAAGCGGTGATGAAGGCGGGGTATCCGTCGGCGCCAACATTGCCTCTGCACATGGCTGATCTTTTCGATTTAGATGAGCGTTACGAAGTGCTGGATAATGATATTGCTGCCGTCCAGCAGTTTATGGCGAAAAACATTCGGGCCTAATGTGACCCGATTTCCTCGTATTGTTAGTCGAAGTCAGGCTACTCGAAGCCTGCAAGCTCAGGGCGGCATTTCCAGCGAAGCTGTAGAAATGCCCGCCGCTCTTGATCTTTCCTCGCCGTTGTTGGCCCAGCTTTATGTAAACCGCGGTGTGCGCGATAACGCGGAGCTGGCTTTAAGCCTGGATGCCTTGCCGGCACCAATAATGAAAGGTCTGCCGGAAGCCGCAGCCATTATTGCCAGTGCCATTGCTGAGCAACAGCGACTATTGATTGTCGGTGACTTTGACTGCGACGGGGCAACCAGTACTTGCTTGGCTATGCTTGGCTTGACCGCGCTGGGCGCATCCCATGTCGATTTTCTGGTGCCTAATCGTTTTGAATACGGTTACGGCTTGAGTCCCGAGATTGTCGCGGTAGCGGCTCAACGCCAGCCCGACCTGATTATTACGGTCGACAATGGTATTTCTAGTATTGAAGGGGTTGCTGCCGCCAATGCATTAGGCATCCCGGTGGTGGTAACCGATCATCATCTGCCGGGTGATGAACTGCCAGCAGCGGCGGCTATTGTTAATCCTAATCAGCCTGACTGCCCGTTTGCCGACAAATCCCTGGCAGGCGTTGGGGTGATGTTTTATTTGCTGCTGGCGCTGCGCAAGCTGATGAGAGAGCAGGGCGCGTTTGATTGCAAACCGGCGCCAAATCTGGCGGAATTTTTAGACTTGGTGGCGCTGGGCACCGTGGCCGATGTGGTACCCCTGAGTCATGCTAATCGTATTTTGGTGGATCAAGGTCTGCGCCGCATTCGCGCGGGGCGATGTCGGCCAGGCATTGCGGCGTTGCTCAAAGTGGCAGGACGCGAGCCCTCACGGCTTGTTGCCAGTGATATGGGCTTTGCTGTGGGGCCGAGGCTTAATGCGGCAGGGCGGTTGGATGATATGACCGTCGGGATTCGTTGCCTGCTGGAAGATTCGCCCCAGTTGGCACTAAGCATGGCGGCGGAGCTGGATGATTTAAACAAAGAACGCCGCAGTATTGAACAGAGCATGAAAGACGAGGCCTTTAGAGCGCTATCGCACCTGAATCTGGACGACGCTGAATTGCCGGCAGGTATTTGCTTGTTTGAGCCCTCGTGGCATCAAGGTGTGGTGGGTATTTTGGCCTCGCGGGTGAAGGATCAGTTTCATCGGCCGGTGATTGCCTTTGCCGAAGCTGACGATGAGGAAATTAAAGGCTCTGCTAGATCCATTCCCGGTCTGCATATGCGAGATACCTTGGACTTAATCGCCAAGAAATATCCCAAAATGCTGCGCAAATTTGGTGGCCACGCTATGGCGGCGGGCTTAAGCCTTGCTCGAAGGGACTTTGAGGCCTTTAAGCAGGCCTTTGCCGAGTCAGTGGCTGCCCAGCTTACTGATGATCAGCTGGAAGCCGTGGTGCACAGTGACGGCGAGCTGAGTGGCGATGCGTTGTCATTAAGCAATGCCGAGTTACTGCGCAATGCGGGTCCTTGGGGACAAGCATTTCCCGAACCGCTTTTTCATGGCCGCTTCCGCCTTCAGCAGCAGCGTGTGGTGGGGGAGAAGCATCTGAAAATGCTGTTGCTGCCAGAGCAGGGCGATCAGCCCTTAATCGACGCAATTGCTTTTAATGTCGATACGCAAATTTGGCCAGATAATGGCATCGAGTTGGTGGAGTTGGTTTACAAACTTGATAGCAATCTCTGGCGTGACCGCTTGTCACTGCAGTTGCTTGTTGAGCATCTGCGACCGTTATAAGACGCAATCTCTGTTCAGCTCGCTTTCCGCCACCTCTCCCATCAGGTAAAATGCCCGCCTTTTACAGACAGGCCCGGAATCGCATCCATGTTAGAAATCAATGCCCTGCGCAATGCCCTCAAGGACATGACCGAGCGTACCAATACGCTCAGGGGGTATCTTTGACTACGCCAATAAGAAGGAGCGTTTAACCGAGGTAGAGCTAGAGCTAGGCGACCCAACAGTATGGGACGATCCCGCTCGCGCTCAAGACTTGGGTAAAGAGCGGGCCAATCTTGAAGCCGTGGTCGGTTCCATTGACGAGCTGGATGCTGGGGTTGCCGATGCCGACGAGCTATTGCAAATGGCAGCGGAAGAAAACGATGAAGAAACCTTTGCGGTCTTGCAAGGCGATGTCGATAAGCTAGAAGCGGTATTGGCCAAGCTTGAATTCCGGCGGATGTTCTCGGGTGAAATGGACCCTAATAACTGCTACCTCGATATTCAATCCGGTTCTGGCGGCACCGAGGCGCAAGACTGGGCCAATATGGTGTTGCGCATGTATTTGCGCTGGTGCGAGGGTAAAGGGTTTAAAGCCGATCTGGTCGAAGTTTCTGACGGCGAGGTTGCGGGTATTAAAAGTGCCACCATTCATGTTCAAGGTGAATACGCCTACGGTTGGCTGAGAACAGAAACGGGTGTACACCGCTTGGTACGCAAATCACCTTTCGATTCAGGCAATCGCCGTCACACCTCATTTTGTTCGATTTTTGCCTCACCGGAAATCGACGACAATATTGAGATTGATATCGATCCCTCAGACGTGCGCACCGACACTTATCGGGCCAGTGGTGCGGGTGGTCAGCATATTAACAAAACCGACTCGGCGGTTCGTTTGACCCACGGGCCGACTAATATTGTGGTGCAGTGTCAGAGCGAGCGCTCTCAGCACCAAAACCGAGACAACGCTTGGAAAATGCTGAAAGCCAAGCTGTATGAATTAGAAATGCAAAAGCGCAGCAGTGCCGCCCAAGCCTTGGAAGATAGTAAGTCTGATATTGGCTGGGGCAGTCAAATTCGCAGTTACGTACTGGATGACCAGCGAATTAAGGATTTGCGCACCAATGTTCAAACCAGCAACTGTAATACCGTTTTGGACGGCGATTTAGATATGTTTATTGAGGCCAGCCTGAAGTTTGGCTTGTAGTCAGGTCTTGTCGCTTAAGCTGACGTACGGATAAACAACACACTGATTTTATTTCTGGTCCAGTACAACACTGGCTCCGACCCAAGGAACAACAATGTCTGACAATCAAAACCAGCCGCAAGCCGCACAGGAAGAAAACCGTCTCATCGCAGAGCGTCGCGGTAAGCTGGCTGCCATTCGCGAAAAGCGCAATCCATTTCCCAATGATTTCCGTCGGGATGCCTATGCTCAAGACTTGCAGGAAGAGCTCGGTGATAAGGAAAAACCCGCGCTGGAAGTTCTTGACCGCAAAGCTAAAGTGGCGGGTCGGATTATGGCGAAACGGGGGCCATTCTTGGTGTTGCAGGACATGAGCGGCCGTATCCAAGCCTATGTTGACAAAAAGCAGCTGCCAGCAGAATTAACAGAAGAAATTAAGCACTGGGATATTGGCGATATTGTTTTTGCCTCTGGTCCCGTTCATAAGTCCGGTAAAGGTGATCTCTATGTCTATATAGAAGAAGCGGGCTTGTTGACCAAATCGCTGCGGCCGTTGCCCGATAAATTCCACGGTTTGCAAGATCAAGAAATGCGCTACCGCCAGCGTTATGTCGACCTGATAATGAACGAGCAATCCCGTCGGACCTTTGCTATCCGTTCAAAAATGATCAGCAGTATTCGCAACTATCTTCAGCAGCGCGATTATGTCGAAGTCGAAACGCCAATGATGCAGGTGATTCCTGGCGGTGCCACGGCCAGGCCGTTTGTTACGCATCACAATGCACTGAATATGGATATGTATTTGCGTATTGCGCCCGAGTTATATCTCAAGCGTTTGGTGGTGGGCGGTTTTGAACGGGTGTTTGAAATTAACCGTAACTTCCGCAATGAAGGTTTATCGACCAGGCACAACCCTGAGTTCACCATGATCGAATTTTATCAGGCCTATGCGGATTACAATGACCTGATGAATTTAACCGAGGACATGTTGCGCAGTGTGGCCCAAGAAGTGCTGGGAACAACGACGATCAACTATCAGGGTAGCGAATATGATTTTGGTCAGCCTTTTGCGCGCTTATCGGTGTTTGATGCCTGCTTGAAATACAACCCAGAGCTCACTGCTGAGCAGTTGTCTGACAAAGATCAAGCCACGGCGTTTGCGAAAAAGCTGGGGATTGATGTAAAAAGCATTTGGGGCTTGGGGAAAGTTCAAATCGAGATTTTTGAAGAAACCGCCGAGCATAAGCTGGATCAGCCCACGTTTATTACCGAATACCCAACCGAAGTATCGCCGCTGGCGCGCCGCAGCGATAGCGACCCTTTTGTTACCGAGCGGTTTGAGTTTTTTGTAGGTGGTCGCGAATTGGCCAATGGCTTCTCGGAGCTGAATGATGCCGAAGATCAGGCTGAACGCTTTATGGCCCAAGTGGCAGAAAAAGACGCTGGCGATGATGAAGCCATGCACTACGACGCCGATTTTATCGCTGCGCTGGAATACGGCTTACCGCCCACTGCCGGGGAAGGGATTGGGATTGATCGCTTGGTGATGTTATTTACCGATTCGCCGTCTATTCGCGATGTTTTATTGTTCCCGCATATGCGTCCTCAAGAAAGCTAAATACGGGTCGCTGCCGACCTGGGTCGGCAGCGACGTGGTTTTTTTGTCTCTGCTTTTTAGTACTGCGACATAGTCTTTTCTGAACTTCTCACATCTCGATAAACTCAAACTGGACAATCACTTAAGTCACTGTACTATAGTGCCGAGCCAACCTTGTCGATAGTTATCTTGCAAGGCAGGGGCGAACGTAGCGAGTGTCAGCAGCAATATTGTTCAGGAGAAAGCTTGATGAGTATCGAAAATGTGGACTTGTTTGACGGTCTCTCGCCCGGTGAATTGCAAATTCTTCGGGACACCAGCGTTCTTCGTGAATTTGCCAAAAACACAGTTCTGATTCATGAGGGTGATACTGCCGACTCCCTTTACGTTATTGAAACGGGGCGGGTGAAAGTTTATTGCAGTGATAAAAGCGGCAAGGACTTTGTGTTGAACATTCTTGAGTCTGGCGATTATTTTGGTGAACTGGCATTGCTGGATGATGACCGCCGTTCGGCGTCTGTACGCGCAATGGAATCTACCCATGTGCGAATTATCTACAAAGAAGATTTTAAATCGATTTTGGATTTGCACCCCAATATCACTCGAATTCTGAATAAAAACCTGACACGGCGTATTCGTAAGCTGACCAACGATGTTAAAAGTTTGGCTTTGCAAGACGTTTATGGACGAGTGGTCAAAGTGCTGACTGGATTGGCGTCACCCTTTGGTGATGAAGGTCAAATGCGGATTGAAGAAAAACTGACCCAGCAAGAAATTGCCGATCGGGTTGGTTCATCTAGAGAAATGGTGGCCAGAATACTGAAAGACCTCACCATTGGCGAATACGTTGAAGTAGAAGGTCGGCATATTATTTTGCGGAAGAAACTACCCGAGAGTTACTAGTGCGTTGTTTAGCCCGGTTTACATTGTTTGCCGCCCTAACTGGGCTTTGGGCCTGTAGTGCGATAGATAAGCAGCCAGACGCTGATAGTGCCTTGGTGCAAGAACCCGCTTTTCCGACGCTGTCGGTTTTTTTGAAAAAACCAACGGAATCTTTATTTGAGTCCTGTACCAACTTCGATAAAGAATCTTTGCTTCATCACTGTCAGCTCAACCCCATAGGCTTATCAACGATTACTGACAGCGTGGCCGAAAAGAAATTTTTTACGCAAGTGTTGGCCGCCGATGATGCCCAGCCTTACCGCTTATTTATTTCTACCGCCGTTTTTCATCAAGAAGACGCTGGCGAAATAGGAAATACCGCCATTTCAAGTGCCACTCTGTTTTTGGTGCCGTTAGTACAAAATCAATTGCTGGCGGCAGAGGCCGATCTGTTTTGGCATGGTCAGCATCTTAAACATTTCAGCTATGAGTTACCCATCAAACGCAAAGTGTCGTTGTTTTCACTTAACCAGGATTTTAAAGGGGAGATGGCCGCGCAGATTGCCGAGGCTTTAGGGCAGGACCTTTTCGCTAACGACGATATGTTTACCGCCCAGTATTTAGGTCGCGCCATGGGGGCCAGCGATTATCAAGCTGCACTGGCATTGCCTGACGCGGTGGGCCCGTTTCAACGCGGGCCGTCGCGGCAATTTCACCACCCATTTTTGGGCGTGCAATATCGCTACCTGCGCCAATCTGAATATCAGGATTACGCCGATGTCTTTGTTTATCCAATAAGAGCGGCAACTAATTTTGCCAGCGATGAGGCGATGCGTGCCGAAGTCGATAATATCAAGCAAGAGATTATTGAGGTCAGCAAAAAAGACGAGCTGTCCGAACTGAGTTTTAGTGATGTTTCTGACTTTAATGCCGAATCGGTTACCCGGGCGGTGTCATTTTATGCTGACTATTCCGACGCCCTTGATAACCACTACCGTTCCCGGGTGTATTTAGCGGTGAAGGGCGATAAGTTTGTCAAAATCCGGCATACCGTTTTAGAGAGCGATCCGGTTGCGGAGACCTTGAAGCTGTTTAGCCAACAGCTGTTTGCGGAAGTCAGTGTGCCGGATGAATCACGCTTTATGAGCCGCATTCGAGAGGAGTGGCGGCAGAAGCATGCTGCGGAATAATACTTTCGAGTGCTGATAACGGCAGACCCTTCATTATCCTAGCCCGCATCTCACACTGCTTCAGTCTTGAATCTTTTGCACCACCAATTCGGCACGGCCTTTGGCAAAACGGGCGGAGACTTTTTGCTGCGCGCTTATTGTTTTGGTATCCCGTACTGCTTGGCCTTCTGAGTCCAGCACAATGGCATAACCTCGTTGTAGCGTTTGCTCTGGTCCCAGTGTTTGCAATTGCTGTTGTAAATACGAATGGCGGCGCTTAGCCGATTGCAGCGTTTGTGGCCACGCCTGCAGCAG
The DNA window shown above is from Spongiibacter sp. IMCC21906 and carries:
- the rpsP gene encoding 30S ribosomal protein S16; amino-acid sequence: MVTIRLSRGGSKKRPFYHLTVTDSRNSRDGRFIERVGFFNPIARGQEERLRVEEARVEHWLAQGAQLSDRVAQLLKEHKKEAAAAA
- the rimM gene encoding ribosome maturation factor RimM (Essential for efficient processing of 16S rRNA), which encodes MTASPEQYVVVAKITTVYGVKGWVKVHSFTDPLENFLDFDRCFYKRGECWLALDIEQSRRHGKGIVLAIDGVDDRDKAQAYCGIELAIPSADLPTLESGEFYWHQLIGLKVFSKRDELLLLGEVSDMLETGANDVMIVKPCHGSIDDQQRLVPYLPEQFIEQIDLNAGEIIVDWDPDF
- the trmD gene encoding tRNA (guanosine(37)-N1)-methyltransferase TrmD, whose product is MDIAVVTLFPEMFDAVSKYGVTGRAVKNGALSIQCCNPRQFTADRHQTVDDRPYGGGPGMVMMAPPLAEAVASAKESVGGNAKVIYLSPQGQPLTQSKLEQLAEQSALVMLAGRYEGVDERLISEVVDEELSIGDYVLSGGELAAMVVIDGLSRLLPGVLGHPLSAEQDSFADGLLDCPHYTRPEQFRDLPVPKVLTSGNHEAIRRWRLKQSLGRTWQRRPDLLDKQDLSEEQKQLLAEYIRECND
- the rplS gene encoding 50S ribosomal protein L19 yields the protein MSSTNKIIAELEAEQTAKELPEFGPGDTVVVQVKVKEGTRERLQAFEGVVLGVRNRALNSAFTVRKISHGVGVERTFQTYSPLIDSIQVKRRGDVRQAKLYYLRERSGRSARIKEKLATKS
- a CDS encoding DsbC family protein; this encodes MNKPKTKLLSRSLAVAFSVMVGLSSACAEKQGDQKVEATAPKSTAENSTSAEEAIRARFKDSRPDVAIASVVPSEIAGIYHVQLENGPAVYASADGKHFLLGDLFAVTGNGFENLAENRRNSERQSLMSQVADKDMIIFSPEGKTKGAVYVFTDVDCGYCQKLHQEVPELNAMGIEVRYLAYPRAGLGTPTFNKMVSAWCADDRKAAMTALKNRKPVVSKSCENPIAAEFRLGAQVGVTGTPAIVTTSGQLIPGYMPADKLAEIVLKAES
- a CDS encoding homoserine dehydrogenase; this encodes MDPVKVGICGFGTVGSGTYAVLTRNAAEIAARVGAEIVVTEIGARRGRPDSDIGDTAVNTDVFAVVDNPEIDIIVELIGGTSAAMDLVMRAIANGKHVVTANKALIAEHGNEIFAAAAEKGVSVAFEAAVAGGIPIIKALREGLAGNRIQWLAGIINGTGNFILSEMREKGRDFGDVLAEAQALGYAEADPTFDVEGIDAAHKLVILASLAFGIPLQFDKVYTEGISRISQEDVTYAEELGYRIKHLGIARNTDNGIELRVHPTLIPEKRLIANVNGVMNAVLVQSDAVGPTLYYGAGAGSEPTASAVVADIVDVARTLGASQESRVPYLSFRQSSLSNHPVLPIDEVETAYYLRMAAVDRPGVLSRVAQILSDEGISIEALIQKEPPEEANLVPMIILTNRTIEGRLSAAVAQIEGLESIVGEVTRIRVESLAG
- the thrC gene encoding threonine synthase, giving the protein MKYISTRGKAPALNFEDVLLTGLAPDGGLYVPETLPEFSKAQIAAWSSLSYTDLAFEIIQPFVAGSIPDADLKSIIEDSYVDFRHPAIAPLVQLGKNEWVLELFQGPTLAFKDFALQMLGRLLDYVLEKRQQKVVVMGATSGDTGSAAIQGVKRCANVDIFILHPYQRVSEVQRRQMTTVKGDNIHNIALKGHFDHCQAMVKASFADQSFLPEGRQLAAVNSINWARIMAQIVYYFYAAYALGAPDRKVSFSVPTGNFGDIYAGYLAKRMGLPIEQLVVATNQNDILHRFISSNQFEKHELQHTLSPSMDIVVSSNFERMLFDCFDRDGAAIDDLMQRMNTETASIPASAFDKVRELFASYSVNDEETVSTIASVYEASEYLLDPHSAIGVKAARECWQDRSIPMVTLATAHPAKFPEAVMKAGYPSAPTLPLHMADLFDLDERYEVLDNDIAAVQQFMAKNIRA